The sequence CTGGCTTCCTGAAGCACATTGTTTGACAGCCCAAGGCTGGGCTCTGTGAGACAACCAGCAGCAAAAACAGCAAATCTAAAGGGAAATGTTAAAGCATGTTGAAACAATCGAAAATGGACACACAATACACCAAAACATATGAGGTGCTGAAAAAGAAGTTctgagaaggaaatttatagcaataaattcatatatatagaaaatagaaacatttcaATTATCCAATGTAACTTTATACTTGAAGGAATTGAATAAGACAAACAAGCGAAGTCCAGGGTTCATggaaggaaacaacaaaaatcagagagaaaataaatgaaaaacaataaaatagtcCAAAGAATTAAGCGTTGGTTttgccaaaagaaaaagacaattgtCAAAGCTTTAGGGAGACTAacttggaaaaaaagagagaacactcaaataaataaaaccagaaatggaagaggagacattacaattgatactacagaaatacataggatCATAATATGttactataaacaattatatgtcaacaaattagatGACATAAGAAATGGacaattcctagaaacacacaatctGCCAAGATTgaatcagaaagaaatggaaaatctgaacagaacaaCACAAGGAAGGACCTTGAATTGGTAATCCAAAATCTCCCAACACAGAAAATCTGCAGAACAGATAGCTTCACCGGTAAGTTCTACCAAACAATCAAAGATGACTTAAtccctatccttctcaaactcttccagaaacttgaagagaagggaaagcttCCTAACTGCTTCTATGAAGAAAACAACATACTGATACcgaagccagacaaggacaacactaaacaagaaaattataggccaacacGACTGGTGAACACccatgcaaaattcctcaacaaaatactagcgaATAGATTAcaatacgttaaaaggatcatatgccTTGTTCAAGAaggatttattccagaaatgcagggatgcttcaacatccacaaaaCAATCAATGTGGcacgccacattaacaaaatgaagaataaaaatcagatgattatctcaatagatgcagagaaagcatttgacaagatacagcatccatttgtgttaaaaactctgaataaaataggcatagaaggaaagtatctcaacacaATAGACGCTGTATATGGCCCACCCACAGCTAGTATCATTCTCATGGGATTAAAACTGAAGGCAATCCTTctagaaaaataaccaaataaggatgcccactttcaccactcttatttatcATAGTATtgtaagtcctagccagaacaatcaggcaagaaaaataaatgaaagttatACAAATAGGAAACAGAGAAGTGAAGCTGTCATtttttgtagatgacatgattttaggTATGGAAAACActaaggaatccaccaaaaaactttcagaaataataaatgaatatggtgaagttgcaggatacaaagtcaccATACAAAAATCCACCATAAAAAAAAAGTTGGGCTTCTATGCACTAACAACGAAGtcgcagaaagagaaattaagaatacgatCCCATTTAtaagggcaagaaaaagaataaaatacctaggaataaacttaaccaaagacatgaaagaaatgtatgctgaaaactataaaacgttgttaaaagaaattgaagaagacacaaagaaatggaaaactattccatgctcttcttttggaagaattaacataatgaaaatgcaaatacttcctaaagcaatctgcagattcaatgcaatacctatcaaagtcccaacaacgtttttcacagaaatagcagaaagaatcctaaaattcatatgggacaacaaaaagccctgaatagccaaaggaatcctgagatgaaagaacaatgctggaggtatcacactccttgatgtcaaaatatattacaaagctatattaATCTAAATTGTGTGGTACTGTCACAAAAGCAGcaacacagatcaagggaacagaatcaagaccccagaaataaacccacacatcaatggacagtgaatttttgacaagggagccaagaacatacaatgcagaatggaaagtctctttagtaaatggtgctgggaaaactgaacagccacatgcaaaagaatgaaagcagaccattatcttacaccataagTGAAAAGTAACTCAAAACGGTTTAAAGTCTtgtatgtaagacctgaaaccatgaaacctataggagaaaacacaggcagcaggCTCTTCGACATCGGTGGTAACAGCATATATTCAAGCACCATTTCTGaaggggcaagggaaacaatagaaaaacaaatgggactgcaacaaactaaaaaagcttctgcacagcagaggaaaccatcaacaaaatgaaaagacaaccaaacgcttgggagaagatattagcaaaccacatatctgataagtggttaatatccataaCATACAAATAATTCATACGTCTCAACAACACAAAAACtaaaaagccaattaaaagatgggcaaaagatctgaagatacatttctccaaagaagatacactgaTGGCCccaggcacatgaaaagttgttcaacatcgtTAactctcagggaaatgcaaatcaaaactacaatgagatattacctcactcccatcagaatgcctataattagcaagactggaaacaagtgttggagaggatgtagagagtaGACAGCTGTCATACACCACCGGTGTGagtgcacactggtgcagccactacgtaaaacagtatggagattcctcaaaaaattaagaacagaactactGTATGACCCTGCTGTTCCAATGCTGGGTATTAATCAAGAAcacgaaaacatgaatgcataaagatacatgcaccccctatgttcatcgcagaattattcacaataaccaagacttggaagcaacctacgtgcccatcaagggacgaatggataaagaggatgcagtgtatgtacacaatggaatactactctgccctcagaaatgatgaaatctggctacttgtgacaacatggatggaccgtgggggtattatgctaagtgaaataagccagaggggaatgtcaaatacagtatgatctcacacataagtagaagacaaaaaaacaccaaacaatcacatagagacagaggttggattggttctcaccagaggggaagggaggagggaggagggagaaaggggtgattagtcacGTGTGTGTcttgatggattgtaattagtctttgggtggtgaccatgatgtaatccacacagaaatcgaaatatgatgatgtacacctgaaatttatataatgttgtaaaccaatgtaaCCACAATCAacataaattaattgaaattagAAGTACTGCATGATCCagaaatcctacttctgggtGTATTTCCTATTTAACGAAATTATGATCTCAGAGAGATATCTGCCCtcctaagttcattgcagcattatgcacaataccCAATAtatgaaacaacctaaatgcccatctatggttgaatggataaagaagatgtggtggatATGTACAATGGAAagctattcatccttcaaaaagaaagaaattctgccatACGTGACAACATGAAtcaacctggaggacattatgccaagtgcaATAAGCAAGACAAAGACAAATTAAGCATACTTTCACTTACAAGTGTactctaaaatagtcaaacttatagaaacagtagaatggtggttgccaggggctgggaaaaAGGGGGATATGGAGAGATGCAAGTTTCACTTTTGcagatgaatgagttctggagatctaaagTACAGCCATGTGACTACAGTTAGCAAGGCTCTATTTTGTCATTGAAATTTGCTtaaagagtagatcttaattgTTGTCAccacacatgcaaaataatggTAGCTCCATAAGATGACAGATGTGGTATATAGcttgattatttcacaatatatactcatgtcaaaacatcacattgtacatcccgaaaaaaatgatatttatttgtcaattataccttgaTGAAGTTGAAGAAATTGTTTCATGTAATTACACCAAGGATATTGGAAGTTATTCCGTTTctaattttaagtatttattctcattattaatacatatttttgcAATGTTATTTGTGAGCAATTATTTATTACCATCTTCCCTTACAGAAGATAAGGTTCTAACTGCACTTTACCTGAACTCTGAGTActcatagatataaatatatgtgtgtatgttgtaTGTGCACATCTGTGTGtgggcacgtgtgtgtgcattgtgtgcgtgtgtgtttgtataatttttctttttttgtcatttttgccCTCACTGTTgcatctctctttctccattttgggTTCTTTGTTCTCCTAACTGAATCACACTGCTTAGCATGCCTTTCACTGAGTGGCAAAATAGCAAAATATCTAAGCACTTGAAGATCTGGAAATGCCTTCCTTCACTCTTGTTCTCTTTTTCAAGTTAGTTGGAAACATTTTCGTATTTCAAATAAAGTGTAGGATTCAACTACCAGGAGAGGAAACTCCATCTGATGGCCAAGGACCCATCTCCCCCAAACTCTTCTATTCTCTCAGGAAAACATGGCCCCACGTGGTGGGTTTAACCTGTGAGATTCAGGTCAGAGCCTCCTCCTGTTTAGGGACTTGCCCCTGCTCACCCTTTCTCCTTTgtcctttaaaaacaatttggCTCCATATACAATTCTCCACAGACTCCTAATTCCTGGAAAGTATTTCTCCCATCTCTTCTGGCGTCTCTTTTTCTATGGGGAAGTCTGGTCCCAAGAGTTTGTCATTCTATGGAtggttatttgcattttctctagGACATAATTTTAGGACTTTTGGTATTGCCCCGGGCAAGTTCTCTTCGATttttttgaggtgaaattcacataaaataaaattgaccatttaaaagtgtacaattcagtgtaagatatgtgtttttaatttacccttcaatttcttcatctaccaTGCAGAGCCAAAACAAAGATGTCATTTTTAATTGTATGCCTCATAGCACAGAGTCTTTCCTCATTTCTGTAAAAAGTTAACTCCTCATCTCATGAGCTCTTGATAGACGCcattctctcttctgtcctctGACGCTTACAATAGATATGACATTGGCCCTCCGCATTCTACTGCCCAGGAATCTTAAATTCCTTTTGTGGTCTGTCTGCACTGCATTCTgaaaaatttcctcattttttgttCTGGTTTTATAATTGGCCTTCAGATGTCTTGTCTTTCAGGGATGaaattttttcttgtcttcattCTACTGgagttttcatctctaaaatttcTAACTCATTAAAATAGTTGCCTATTCTATAAAAGTATTCCATATCTTTGCATCAGAAAatccatttctctctttatttttcagatatttaaacaCACTTAAAATTACTCTCATATTTTCCTATTGAATCTATTCCTTGCAGGCTGTAATCACCATTAATCAGTAGCTCGTTGACCATAGCATGTTCATCAAGATTGGGATGACCCTCAACTCTCCATTCTTGTCAGAAGGCTCTGCTCCCACACACCTGATCTTCCAGAGAAGGTTTTCCCAGGGCTGTCCTGGGGTTCAAGCTGACAATGGGGGACTGTTGCAGCTGTTCCTGCTTCAAGGTGTTCACTCTTCCAAACGTAGCACCTGCTGAGGGTTGTGCCCTCAGGGATGCTCCAATGGGCACCTCACACTCACATGTTGAGCAGACACCCATGGCTGACAACGCTGGATTCAATCTGTTTCAAGCCACACAGAGGAAGTTGCTTGGTGTTGACCATGGACTTGGGGCAGTTGGGACATATTCCAGTGCCTGCCTACAAACACAGGGGAGGGGAAGCACAGCTTTCAACCTTCACCTGGAGCCCTGATCCTTCCCTTCCTGTGAGGACCTGGAGGTCCTCTCTCCCTAGGACCCCTTGATGGTCCCAGGCACCAGTCGCCACTCACCTttgttctctgttctttcctGTGGTTCCCTCTCCATCTTGATaactttgtttatgtttttagaaGATATATGTGGCTAGATGTTTCAGAAACATTTTAAGTTACATTTATCAGTGTTAGGAACAGACAGGAGCTCTGGGGTGGGCACGGCAATCATCCACCTGATTGTGGAGTCCTACCTCACGATTCCTTCATGGCCCAACTCACTCTTGTCTTAACCTGACCTGGGAGTCTTTTATCCCTCCCATGAACCAGTAACATTGACTCAACAACCAATTTGATGAGGGGGTTTCATGACAACATATTgtcaatgaagaaaccaaggctcagagattGGAAATTAACTTCTAGTTCACATGCCCAGTGCATGTTgcatgaatatttaaataaaaatcacctttGTCCCCCAAATCATAGCACTAACCCACTCTTCGACCCCTGAAGCTAAGGATAGGACCCCAGGATGAGAAGGCGATTTTGATCAAGGGAACAAGGGTTTTGAGGAGGCAAGAATGACTCAGAGGTTTGTTTCCAGCAAGATGAGTGTGGACGTTtttggaagaaacaaaggaagaccATGAACTGAGCTGTGATAGAAAGAAAGCCCACACTCTGGGGCCAGAAAAGGAGTGATGTTTCCTCCCCTTATTTccctgtatttttcctttgtgctCATTGTCCCGATGACCTCGACCTGAACTGTACAGTTACATGTCGAGCGTGTGTCTCTGCTGATCTGAGCTCTGCAGTGCAGCAGGAAAGTGCATCTTCTCTGCAGCATCTCCAGGGCCTGGATGACCACTGTCCATGATGACGACCCACAGGGATGTGCTGATGGACAAGCTGAGGATGAAAGAGAACCCATGGAGGAGGATCTAACAAGGAATGACGTGCCCTAGGTCACCCTTACCTGGAAGGGGCATCTCAGGAAGACACTGGATCTATTTGCTGCAAAGACCTGTCCCTTAGTGAGATGAATCCAGATCAAGGAGAAAATGGGGGTCGGGGGAGAcactatttctatttaaaatgtctcCAGAGAGCCTGGTACAAACACAGCCCCAGCATTTGGGAGGGGtatttcctcttctcctgggGCTGCTGACATGACAACCCTGTGACTGTCTTTCCTTCCGGGTACCCAGGTCTCCTCCACCAGCACAGCCAGAGGAACCGGCAGAAGACATTATGTCCCCCAAGCTCACATTCCTGCTCTGCCTTGGTGAGAtttgaggagggggaggggaagcccTAGTCTGGGAGGGACCCCACCTCACAGCCAGGCCCTGATCTGTCAGCAGACCCCAGGAATCAGGAGACTTATGGGGAGAAGAGGTTTTGCTCAGGATTCAGGGGTAAATCTCTAACAGGAAACTCTCTTCCAGGGCTGAGTGTGGGACTGAGGACCTCAGGGCAGGCAGGTGAGTCTGTTCCCAGGTGTCCCAGATCCCAGCTTCTCACTGGGGACAAGGGACAACTACCGGGAACTGGGGAAGGAGAACAGCGGTTTGGGGCTGAGAGTTGTGGGGTGGCTGGAAGGGACTTGTGAGAGTCAGGGAACTGATGGTGGGGAATGTGTAGTGACCCAGCTTCTGATTTCCCTCCAGGGACCCTCCCTAAACCCACCATCTGGGCTGAGCCAGGCTCAGTGATCTCTTGGGGGAAGCCTGTGGCCATTTGTGGTCAGGGGACCCTGGAGGCCAAGGAGTATCTAGTGTATGGAGAGGGAAGCTCAGTGCCCTGGGACAGACAACAACCACTGAAGCCCAAGGCCAAGGTCAGGTTCTCCATCCCATACAGGGAGGAAGGACGTGCAGGGAGACATCGCTGTTACTATCTCAGCCCTACTGGCTGGTCAGTGACGCCCTGGAGCTGGTGCTGACAGATGAGAGCACACTCTGGGTCCCAGCCTCAGCTCAGGAAGGGGGTCTGTTCTCATGGGTTTGTTTCCTCTCACAGCCGAGCCCTGGGGGATATGAGGGAGCTGCAAGCCCCATTTAACacgctgcctcctcctctcctaggAATCTACAGAAAACCCTCCCTCTCAGCCCTGCCGAGCCCTGTGGTGACCTCAGGAGGGTTTGTGACCCTCCAGTGTATCTCATGGCAGGGATTTGACAGGTTCATTCTGACTAAGGAAGGAGAACACAGGCCCTCGTGGACTTTGGACTCACAGCGACGCCACAACGGGCAGTTCCAGGCCCTGTTTCCTGTGGGCCCTGTCACCCCAAGTTACAGGTGGACATTCAGATGCTGTGGCTGTTACAGGTATATCCACCAGCAGTGCTCAGAACCCAGTGATCCCGTGGAGCTCCTGGTTCCTGGTGAGCACGTCCTACCCTTGTCCCATCCATATTTTAAGGTGACAGACAAGGGTCTATACTCCCAGGAGAGCCCCAGACGAGAGGGTGGGGTGAGGGTAGCGGGCGTGTCACCTGGAGCAGAGACACAGAATGTGAGAGACAGTGAGACCTGGGGTCCAGGATGGAAAAGGGGATTTGTGGGAGGAATCAGCCCTTACAATCTACATGAGGTCTTTCTCTCAGGTGTGTCTGGGAAGCCCTCCCTCCTGAGCCAGCAGGGCTCTATCATGACCTTTGGACGGAACTTGACTCTCCAGTGTCTCTCTGACGTCGGCTATGACAGATTCGCTCTGTCCAAGGAGGGAGGACATAACCTCCCCCAGCGCCTCAGTGAACGGCCCCAGACTGGACGTTCTCAAGCTGATTTCCTCCTGGGCCGTGTGAGCTTGTCCCATGGGGGCCGGTACAGATGCTATGGTGGACACAAGTTCTCCTCCAAGTGGTCAACCCCCAGCGACCCCCTGGACATCCTGGTGGCAGGTGAGGAGCCAGTGGCTTCAGTCAGGGACCCAGACTCTGCACAGACCCTGCCAGGGGAACCCCACATGGTGATGCTGGAAAGAGGGATGTGGgttcccagggagggagggagacagagaggtggGATGGGCAGGGAGAGACTAAGAGCAAAGAGGCAGACAGAGATGAGTTTCCTCAGAGAGAGGCTTGGGGACTCTCAGTTCAGAAGAGGATACAGCCCCTCACCCGCCTTTCCTCTCTCTAGGAGTACTCCCTGACACACCCTCCCTCTCGGTGCAGCCAGGACCCACAGTAGCTGTAGGAGAGAACATGACCCTGCTGTGTCAGACACGGAGCCAGAGGGACATTTTATTTCTGTCCAAGGAGGGGACAATGGTTTCCCCCCTGCGTCTTAGATCAAAGTACCAAGCTCAGCAGTACCAGGCCCAATTCTCCATGAGTCCTGTGACCTCAGCACATGGGGGGACCTACAGGTGTTACAGCTCATTCAGCACCTCCCCTTACGAGTTGTCACACCCCAGTGACGCCCTGGAGCTCGTGGTCTCAGGTGAGAGGCACCGACTCTGTTCTGTCTGAGTCACTCAGCTCATGGCCTTGTCCCCGAGAGAAGTCTGGGGTGGGTTGGGAATGAGGGGGCCCCGAGGCAGGGTCATCCAGAGCGGGATCTGTCCCTCAAAGTATAGGAGGAAAACCGGGCCCTCCCATGCCTGCCCCTTTCCACGACACCATCACCAGAGTCCTCCaggtgggtggagggagagacTTGGGGACCACAGGGAAGATGAAGAATAATTGTGTGAGCAGAGACAGGGTGTCTGGGGGAAACTCTAGCCCGTCATCTCCTCTTGTCCTTTCTCCCAGGACCCTCTGGggaccccacctccccacccacaTGGCCCAACTTAACATCTGGTGAGTCACAGCGGCCTCTGTCCAGAGAGCTCACAGTTTCTCCAGGCCTGTCTGTCGAGACTCAGCTGACCTGACTCCTAGTCCCTCTCTCAGCACAGCTTGTCTCTAGGGGGCTGGGAGTCAGGCAGAGATGGGGGATCCACAGGGCTCCAGGGCTGTGAGGCTGGTGGATGGTGGGTGGGGTGGTCATGGCAGAGGGAGATGTTGGGTCTCAGCCTTGGAGAGGCTCAGCCGTGTGAAATGGAGAGAAGTGCCCCCCTCACCCCCAATCCTGATCCCCAGGAGGCTCAGAGGATCGACTCTCTGCAACAGAGTCAGGCCAGTGGAAGGGTAAGAGATGGTCTCTGTGGGGAGGTGGTGGGTGGGCCCATGGGGGCGAGGGCTGTGTTAAGACATCAGGAGACTCTGACATGGATGTACTtgccttttctgggcctcagtttttccaaGTGTAAAGGAGAGAAGTGTGACCTAGAGCTTAGACTCCCTGTCAGTTCTGGCTATGGGTCTGACCTCCTTGGAGAGGCAGCCTAACAGGGAAGCCCACCAGCATGTGATTTTATGGGGGCCTGTCCCTTCAGCAGCAGTGATGGTGACATTTTACAGGGGAGGGAGGACCTGGACAAGGGTCCTCGGTGTTCAGGTCCTTTCCCTTCAGCTCAGGGTGCTCAGCTGGAGTGGAAAGAGCAAGGGAGGAAGTCAGCTCCACGGGTTCAGTTTCCAGTTTGGCAGCTCCcgccctggggccctgggcagcTCATTTCTGTTCTTTGAGGCTCAGTTCTTCCTGTTTAAAGCTCCCATCCTGCTCACAGGCCTGTGATGACATTAGGCTAAATGAGGGGCCCAGGCATTACAGAGCTCGGGAACGGTAGAGCTCCCATCCCAGCCCAGACCTTCCCAGGGGCTTCACGGCCCTGCACAGTGGGGGACAGATCCCTGGAGAGATGCAAAGTCCACCTCATGCAGCCCACCCTCCCCCAGATCCTTGGCGTGTGGGGGACGGGGAGGTGATGAGGAAGGATGCTCAGCTCCATATGATACATTGGGACAGGCCTTGTCTACAGATGAAGAGCCTGGGAACAAGAAGCTggtggccaccagggggcagctGATGAGAACACAGGGAACTCACAGCTTTGGGTttgagtctcagctctgccacttcagGCTGGGTGACCTAGGCACATGatttgcctctctgtgcctcagtttccttctctgggaaATGGGCGGGTGGGGATGGCAGTCATATGTTGTGAGATTGTTGTGAGTGGGAGGAGACGAATGGAGAGACCCCagcacatgcctggcacatattaggtgctCCAATAAATGGCATCAGTGGCTCAATCATGACATCACAGGTGTCCAAGGTCTCAAACCGTACCAGAATGTTCTGATCGGGATCTCTGTGGCCTTCGTCCTGCTGCTCTTCCTCTTCGTTCTCCTCCTCATCCGACATCGACAACAGGGCAAATGCAGGACATCAGGTGAGTAGGGAACAAGGGAACCCGGGTCACAGGAGGAGGTGGGCTTAGGGCTCCAGCCAGAGGGAAACCAAAGATTGGAAGCCCAGCCTAGAAAGACTTTTCCAGAATCTCAAATcagaaaatccaaaacaaaacacTTCATTTCAGCACAGGTATACACATTAAGGTATTGTCATCTTTTCAATCTCATGAAATATtgaaacatacacacaaacctctgttaagttttccttcttttctcccaaaTCACATGTGGAAGGTGAGTGGTCATAACCTCCCAGGGCTGAGACTCTGTCCGTCTTGAGCCAGCCCAGAGACAGGCTGATCTCCAACTTCCTGCAGGGGCTGCAGACCCACCTCCCAAGGACAGAGGCCTGTACATCCGGTCATTCTCGCCACAAAGACCCCAGACTCCCACCTCGCCCTTGGCCCCATGTCTGTCTCTAACACTCCCGTCTCCTCCCCAAGCTCCAGCCCAGCTGCTGATGCCCAGGAAGAGACCCTCTGTGAGAAGAAGAGGAGGTGCTGccctgggggtgggcacagagattTCAGTAGGCCCCGGGGGAATAtgcttgggggggggggcgtggtcCCAAGATGTGGGATGAGTAGGACTGAAATTCCCTCTGAGTGACTCGGGCCATCTCCTCACCCCTGGACCTCAGTAGCCCACCCGGGAGCAGAGTGACCTTCAGCCCTGAGAGACCTCAGGGAATCCTGACAAGAGACACACCCCCTGTTCTGCCCCAGCAGAT comes from Equus asinus isolate D_3611 breed Donkey chromosome 26, EquAss-T2T_v2, whole genome shotgun sequence and encodes:
- the LOC106840903 gene encoding leukocyte immunoglobulin-like receptor subfamily B member 5 isoform X9 → MSPKLTFLLCLGLSVGLRTSGQAGIYRKPSLSALPSPVVTSGGFVTLQCISWQGFDRFILTKEGEHRPSWTLDSQRRHNGQFQALFPVGPVTPSYRWTFRCCGCYRYIHQQCSEPSDPVELLVPGVSGKPSLLSQQGSIMTFGRNLTLQCLSDVGYDRFALSKEGGHNLPQRLSERPQTGRSQADFLLGRVSLSHGGRYRCYGGHKFSSKWSTPSDPLDILVAGVLPDTPSLSVQPGPTVAVGENMTLLCQTRSQRDILFLSKEGTMVSPLRLRSKYQAQQYQAQFSMSPVTSAHGGTYRCYSSFSTSPYELSHPSDALELVVSGPSGDPTSPPTWPNLTSGGSEDRLSATESGQWKGVQGLKPYQNVLIGISVAFVLLLFLFVLLLIRHRQQGKCRTSAPAQLLMPRKRPSVRRRGADATVKNTQPEEGVELHPQAAASDAPQDVIYAQLNHLTLGRKTTPPSSQSEEPPAEPSVYSALAIH
- the LOC106840903 gene encoding leukocyte immunoglobulin-like receptor subfamily B member 5 isoform X12; its protein translation is MSPKLTFLLCLGLSVGLRTSGQAGIYRKPSLSALPSPVVTSGGFVTLQCISWQGFDRFILTKEGEHRPSWTLDSQRRHNGQFQALFPVGPVTPSYRWTFRCCGCYRYIHQQCSEPSDPVELLVPGVSGKPSLLSQQGSIMTFGRNLTLQCLSDVGYDRFALSKEGGHNLPQRLSERPQTGRSQADFLLGRVSLSHGGRYRCYGGHKFSSKWSTPSDPLDILVAGVLPDTPSLSVQPGPTVAVGENMTLLCQTRSQRDILFLSKEGTMVSPLRLRSKYQAQQYQAQFSMSPVTSAHGGTYRCYSSFSTSPYELSHPSDALELVVSGPSGDPTSPPTWPNLTSGGSEDRLSATESGQWKGVQGLKPYQNVLIGISVAFVLLLFLFVLLLIRHRQQGKCRTSGAADPPPKDRGLYIRSFSPQRPQTPTSPLAPCLSLTLPSPPQAPAQLLMPRKRPSVRRRGGAALGVGTEISMPP
- the LOC106840903 gene encoding leukocyte immunoglobulin-like receptor subfamily B member 5 isoform X29, translated to MSPKLTFLLCLGLSVGLRTSGQAGIYRKPSLSALPSPVVTSGGFVTLQCISWQGFDRFILTKEGEHRPSWTLDSQRRHNGQFQALFPVGPVTPSYRWTFRCCGCYRYIHQQCSEPSDPVELLVPGVSGKPSLLSQQGSIMTFGRNLTLQCLSDVGYDRFALSKEGGHNLPQRLSERPQTGRSQADFLLGRVSLSHGGRYRCYGGHKFSSKWSTPSDPLDILVAGVLPDTPSLSVQPGPTVAVGENMTLLCQTRSQRDILFLSKEGTMVSPLRLRSKYQAQQYQAQFSMSPVTSAHGGTYRCYSSFSTSPYELSHPSDALELVVSGPSGDPTSPPTWPNLTSGGSEDRLSATESGQWKGVQGLKPYQNVLIGISVAFVLLLFLFVLLLIRHRQQGKCRTSAPAQLLMPRKRPSVRRRGGAALGVGTEIS
- the LOC106840903 gene encoding leukocyte immunoglobulin-like receptor subfamily B member 3 isoform X6 translates to MSPKLTFLLCLGLSVGLRTSGQAGIYRKPSLSALPSPVVTSGGFVTLQCISWQGFDRFILTKEGEHRPSWTLDSQRRHNGQFQALFPVGPVTPSYRWTFRCCGCYRYIHQQCSEPSDPVELLVPGVSGKPSLLSQQGSIMTFGRNLTLQCLSDVGYDRFALSKEGGHNLPQRLSERPQTGRSQADFLLGRVSLSHGGRYRCYGGHKFSSKWSTPSDPLDILVAGVLPDTPSLSVQPGPTVAVGENMTLLCQTRSQRDILFLSKEGTMVSPLRLRSKYQAQQYQAQFSMSPVTSAHGGTYRCYSSFSTSPYELSHPSDALELVVSGVQGLKPYQNVLIGISVAFVLLLFLFVLLLIRHRQQGKCRTSGAADPPPKDRGLYIRSFSPQRPQTPTSPLAPCLSLTLPSPPQAPAQLLMPRKRPSVRRRGADATVKNTQPEEGVELHPQAAASDAPQDVIYAQLNHLTLGRKTTPPSSQSEEPPAEPSVYSALAIH
- the LOC106840903 gene encoding leukocyte immunoglobulin-like receptor subfamily B member 5 isoform X27 is translated as MSPKLTFLLCLGLSVGLRTSGQAGIYRKPSLSALPSPVVTSGGFVTLQCISWQGFDRFILTKEGEHRPSWTLDSQRRHNGQFQALFPVGPVTPSYRWTFRCCGCYRYIHQQCSEPSDPVELLVPGVSGKPSLLSQQGSIMTFGRNLTLQCLSDVGYDRFALSKEGGHNLPQRLSERPQTGRSQADFLLGRVSLSHGGRYRCYGGHKFSSKWSTPSDPLDILVAGVLPDTPSLSVQPGPTVAVGENMTLLCQTRSQRDILFLSKEGTMVSPLRLRSKYQAQQYQAQFSMSPVTSAHGGTYRCYSSFSTSPYELSHPSDALELVVSGPSGDPTSPPTWPNLTSGGSEDRLSATESGQWKGVQGLKPYQNVLIGISVAFVLLLFLFVLLLIRHRQQGKCRTSAPAQLLMPRKRPSVRRRGGAALGVGTEISMPP
- the LOC106840903 gene encoding leukocyte immunoglobulin-like receptor subfamily B member 5 isoform X19, encoding MSPKLTFLLCLGLSVGLRTSGQAGIYRKPSLSALPSPVVTSGGFVTLQCISWQGFDRFILTKEGEHRPSWTLDSQRRHNGQFQALFPVGPVTPSYRWTFRCCGCYRYIHQQCSEPSDPVELLVPGVSGKPSLLSQQGSIMTFGRNLTLQCLSDVGYDRFALSKEGGHNLPQRLSERPQTGRSQADFLLGRVSLSHGGRYRCYGGHKFSSKWSTPSDPLDILVAGVLPDTPSLSVQPGPTVAVGENMTLLCQTRSQRDILFLSKEGTMVSPLRLRSKYQAQQYQAQFSMSPVTSAHGGTYRCYSSFSTSPYELSHPSDALELVVSGPSGDPTSPPTWPNLTSGGSEDRLSATESGQWKGVQGLKPYQNVLIGISVAFVLLLFLFVLLLIRHRQQGKCRTSDATVKNTQPEEGVELHPQAAASDAPQDVIYAQLNHLTLGRKTTPPSSQSEEPPAEPSVYSALAIH
- the LOC106840903 gene encoding leukocyte immunoglobulin-like receptor subfamily B member 5 isoform X15 — its product is MSPKLTFLLCLGLSVGLRTSGQAGIYRKPSLSALPSPVVTSGGFVTLQCISWQGFDRFILTKEGEHRPSWTLDSQRRHNGQFQALFPVGPVTPSYRWTFRCCGCYRYIHQQCSEPSDPVELLVPGVSGKPSLLSQQGSIMTFGRNLTLQCLSDVGYDRFALSKEGGHNLPQRLSERPQTGRSQADFLLGRVSLSHGGRYRCYGGHKFSSKWSTPSDPLDILVAGVLPDTPSLSVQPGPTVAVGENMTLLCQTRSQRDILFLSKEGTMVSPLRLRSKYQAQQYQAQFSMSPVTSAHGGTYRCYSSFSTSPYELSHPSDALELVVSGPSGDPTSPPTWPNLTSGGSEDRLSATESGQWKGVQGLKPYQNVLIGISVAFVLLLFLFVLLLIRHRQQGKCRTSGAADPPPKDRGLYIRSFSPQRPQTPTSPLAPCLSLTLPSPPQAPAQLLMPRKRPSVRRRGGAALGMPP